The Solwaraspora sp. WMMD792 region AGCCGCGCCACCAGGTGGAACCCGGGACCGACCGGACCGGCGTGCAGCGACCCGCCGAGGGCGTCCACCCGCTCGCGTAGCCCGGTCAGCCCGTGGCCGGCGCCGGGCTGCGGGCACCATCCGGCAACGGGTCCGCCGTCACGGACGCTGGCGACCACCGCGTCCCCGTCGCGGTGCACCCTGACCCGGACGTCGGTCGGCCCGGCGTGCCGGGCGGTGTTGTGGAGTCCCTCCCGGACCACCGCACACACCGCCAGCTGCACCCCGGACGAGACCGTGCCCAGCTCCGCCAGGTCGAGCGCGGCGGGCAGCCCGCTGTCCCGGGCCGCGCCGACGATCCCCGGCAGGTCGCCCAGCGACGCCGCCGGCAGCACCGGTGCCGGCCCGTCACCCGAGGTACGCAGGACGGTGAGCAGCCGTCGCAGTTCGGTGGTCGTCTCGCGGGCCACCCGCTCGATGTCGGCGAGTGCGGCGGCACGTTCCGCGTCACCGCCCACGCCGGCCACCCGGTTGGCGGCCGCCGCCCGCACCGTGACCAGGCCCAGCCCGTGTGAGACGAGGTCGTGCAGGTCACGGGCGATCCGCAAGCGTTCGGTCTGACCGGCCCGCTCGGCGGCCCAGGCGGTCAGCTGCTCCTCGTAGCGGCGGCGCTGCCGGCGGCTGCGGACCAAGGCCCAGGCCAGCACGACGAACGCCGAGACGATCGCGAGGGCCGGAACGACCAGCGCCGCCGGCCCTTCGGCACCGGTCACGAGGGCCAGCGTGACAAGGACGGCGGCCAGCGCGGCGGCGACCAGCCACACCCGGGAACGCCAGGTCGGACGCCCACTGCTGTCCACCGGCCCGAGTCTAGGTCCGCCGGGTCGGGCCGACAATCGGACCGTGGTCGCACGACCACGGTCGCAGGACCGGTCCGCAGG contains the following coding sequences:
- a CDS encoding histidine kinase → MDSSGRPTWRSRVWLVAAALAAVLVTLALVTGAEGPAALVVPALAIVSAFVVLAWALVRSRRQRRRYEEQLTAWAAERAGQTERLRIARDLHDLVSHGLGLVTVRAAAANRVAGVGGDAERAAALADIERVARETTTELRRLLTVLRTSGDGPAPVLPAASLGDLPGIVGAARDSGLPAALDLAELGTVSSGVQLAVCAVVREGLHNTARHAGPTDVRVRVHRDGDAVVASVRDGGPVAGWCPQPGAGHGLTGLRERVDALGGSLHAGPVGPGFHLVARLPEPGAAG